Proteins encoded within one genomic window of Actinoplanes octamycinicus:
- a CDS encoding calcium-binding protein, translating into MSRNWLTRAGVALLATTAAVGVSAAPAQAASTGYVYVGAPIEPGDPVNVVFKAGSGKRNAVVVTRSGRTVTIDDRVTVRAGKGCKPVKRDKTKVRCTVKAEIGSVNVSLGSGNDKVTNRSNLSLLATGGSGSDALIGGSGQDYLFGGTGADRLHGLAGNDYLYGETGADLLVGGTGNDNLTGGRGNDREYGEAGNDSHAQGKEEAGADADLISGGAGTDQISYYARTKPITADSDGVTGDDGRAGEGDTILSAETIIGGLGDDHLYGTGGPDTLSGLAGNDTIVGNGGDDSLQDYAGVNKLYGGDGNDVLESGSGADLLLGGAGVDTVDYRWRFEPVTVDLDDATGDDGRPGERDTVAEIENIRGSQAADVLTGNDGANKLDGGDGDDVIRGGAGDDVLLGGESDGVDQLYGEAGDDYLDGAQDGKIDALDGGDNGPAGDRCLPNSEGDKLVNCER; encoded by the coding sequence ATGTCCAGGAATTGGTTGACCAGAGCCGGCGTGGCGCTGCTCGCCACCACCGCGGCTGTCGGGGTGTCCGCCGCACCCGCGCAAGCCGCCAGCACCGGATATGTGTACGTGGGCGCGCCCATCGAGCCGGGCGATCCGGTCAACGTCGTCTTCAAGGCCGGCTCCGGGAAGCGGAACGCGGTCGTGGTCACCCGGTCCGGCCGGACGGTCACCATCGACGACCGGGTCACCGTGCGGGCCGGCAAGGGCTGCAAGCCGGTCAAGCGGGACAAGACCAAGGTCCGCTGCACGGTGAAGGCCGAGATCGGCTCGGTCAACGTGAGCCTGGGCTCGGGCAACGACAAGGTCACCAATCGGAGCAACCTGTCGCTGCTCGCCACCGGCGGCTCCGGCTCGGACGCCCTGATCGGCGGCTCCGGGCAGGACTACCTGTTCGGCGGCACCGGCGCGGACCGCCTCCACGGCCTGGCCGGCAACGACTACCTGTACGGCGAGACCGGCGCCGACCTGCTGGTCGGCGGCACCGGCAACGACAACCTGACCGGCGGCCGGGGCAACGACCGGGAGTACGGCGAGGCCGGCAACGACAGCCACGCGCAGGGCAAGGAGGAGGCCGGGGCGGACGCCGACCTGATCTCCGGTGGCGCCGGGACCGACCAGATCTCCTACTACGCCCGGACCAAGCCGATCACCGCGGACTCCGACGGGGTCACCGGCGACGACGGCCGCGCGGGCGAGGGCGACACCATCCTCAGCGCCGAGACCATCATCGGCGGCCTCGGCGACGACCACCTCTACGGCACCGGCGGTCCGGACACCCTCTCCGGCCTGGCCGGCAACGACACGATCGTCGGCAACGGCGGGGACGACTCACTCCAGGACTACGCCGGCGTCAACAAGCTCTACGGCGGCGACGGCAACGACGTGCTGGAGTCCGGTTCCGGCGCCGACCTGCTGCTCGGCGGGGCCGGCGTGGACACCGTCGACTACCGGTGGCGGTTCGAGCCGGTGACCGTGGACCTGGACGACGCGACCGGCGACGACGGGCGGCCGGGCGAGCGGGACACCGTCGCCGAGATCGAGAACATCCGCGGCAGCCAGGCCGCTGACGTGCTGACCGGCAACGACGGGGCCAACAAGCTGGACGGCGGCGACGGCGACGACGTGATCCGCGGCGGGGCCGGCGACGACGTGCTGCTCGGTGGCGAGAGCGACGGCGTCGACCAGCTCTACGGCGAGGCCGGCGACGACTACCTGGACGGCGCCCAGGACGGGAAGATCGACGCCCTGGACGGCGGCGACAACGGCCCGGCCGGCGACCGCTGCCTGCCCAACAGCGAGGGCGACAAGCTGGTGAACTGCGAGCGCTAG
- a CDS encoding DUF4097 family beta strand repeat-containing protein: MRIRRTVLTGLLLALGPLTACDEHQQTETRSYDLTDRADAVTVSSLGGTIIVTAGTGDTVRVVETLVYAGAKPSPEHRVVGTDLTFTSGCQGHRGTCGVDYRIEVPARFRATLDSDGGAVSVTGLSGELTVSSGGGAVNGSDLGPVTARTGGGAVQLAFAEAPASVRVESGGGDVTLRLPDDSYRVEAHGGGGTTSIGVPSDAAATHRIGVDSGGGDIVLTPAAS, translated from the coding sequence ATGCGTATCCGCCGCACCGTCCTGACCGGCCTGCTCCTGGCCCTCGGCCCGCTCACCGCCTGCGACGAGCACCAGCAGACCGAGACCCGTTCGTACGACCTGACCGACCGGGCCGACGCGGTGACCGTCAGCAGCCTGGGCGGCACGATCATCGTCACGGCCGGCACCGGCGACACGGTGCGGGTCGTCGAGACCCTCGTCTACGCCGGCGCGAAGCCGTCCCCGGAGCACCGGGTGGTCGGCACCGACCTCACCTTCACCTCGGGCTGCCAGGGGCACCGGGGCACCTGCGGCGTCGACTACCGCATCGAGGTGCCGGCCCGGTTCCGGGCCACGCTGGACAGCGACGGCGGCGCGGTCTCGGTCACCGGCCTGTCCGGCGAGCTGACCGTCAGCTCCGGCGGCGGCGCGGTCAACGGCAGCGATCTCGGCCCGGTCACCGCGCGGACCGGCGGCGGCGCGGTCCAGCTCGCCTTCGCGGAGGCGCCCGCGTCGGTGCGGGTGGAGAGCGGCGGTGGCGACGTCACGCTCCGGCTGCCGGACGACAGCTACCGCGTCGAGGCGCACGGTGGTGGCGGCACGACCAGCATCGGCGTCCCGTCCGACGCCGCCGCGACGCACCGGATCGGGGTCGACTCCGGTGGCGGCGACATCGTGCTCACGCCGGCTGCGTCGTGA
- a CDS encoding alpha/beta hydrolase family protein, giving the protein MIARSLRILILALVAVALTGVPAGAALPAPPIPADLTTTDVQITTKTGQTLDGTVIAPRTAAAPLPGLVLVHGSGNSTRSSVTPEAIAFARQGIAVLTYDKRRLDQPDYSLLADDVVAAAGVLRRHPGVRPDAVGLWGISEGGWVMPIAAGRSPDIAFLVLASAPGLTPLRVQNWNMRNKLAAAGVSGALRDTLSNRFYRLADDAGLFAEAGHDPRPALSGVTQPVLAVYGAADTQVPPAESAAVLRQTVRAPLTVRFLPGAGHTLRVLDDSGMYTAQLVPSYPDLVGEWVRAVGAGRVPAPRIDPSPAQQATSVALARSAWWESWPVQLGALAVLLLGFLSYPVVALVRRIRRRPVPVARPARLLAVVGPVAVLGFVGYFVTVADSANWKGISPGPMLAGRPVLWLALQAVALITVICTALTVHAWRTSAADRPRQSLLIAAGALFLPWALYWGLLLP; this is encoded by the coding sequence GTGATCGCACGCAGCCTCCGCATCCTGATCCTGGCGCTGGTCGCCGTCGCGCTGACCGGCGTCCCGGCCGGCGCGGCCCTCCCGGCGCCGCCGATCCCCGCCGACCTGACCACCACCGACGTCCAGATCACCACCAAAACCGGACAGACGCTTGACGGTACGGTCATCGCGCCCCGCACCGCCGCCGCCCCGCTACCCGGCCTGGTGCTGGTCCACGGCTCGGGCAACAGCACGCGGAGCAGCGTCACCCCGGAGGCGATCGCCTTCGCCCGGCAGGGCATCGCGGTCCTCACCTACGACAAGCGCCGGCTCGACCAGCCGGACTACTCGCTGCTCGCCGACGACGTGGTGGCCGCGGCCGGCGTCCTGCGGCGGCACCCCGGGGTACGGCCGGACGCGGTCGGCCTGTGGGGGATCAGTGAGGGCGGCTGGGTCATGCCGATCGCCGCCGGCCGGTCGCCGGACATCGCCTTCCTGGTCCTGGCCTCGGCACCGGGTCTCACCCCGCTGCGCGTGCAGAACTGGAACATGCGCAACAAGCTGGCCGCCGCCGGTGTCTCCGGCGCGCTCCGGGACACCCTGTCCAACCGGTTCTACCGGCTGGCCGACGACGCCGGCCTGTTCGCCGAGGCCGGGCACGACCCGCGGCCGGCGCTGTCCGGGGTGACCCAGCCGGTCCTGGCCGTCTACGGCGCCGCGGACACCCAGGTGCCGCCCGCGGAGAGCGCCGCCGTGCTGCGGCAGACGGTCCGCGCCCCGCTCACCGTCCGGTTCCTCCCGGGCGCCGGGCACACCCTGCGCGTCCTGGACGACAGCGGGATGTACACCGCCCAGCTGGTCCCGTCCTATCCGGACCTGGTCGGCGAGTGGGTGCGCGCGGTCGGCGCCGGCCGGGTCCCGGCGCCGCGGATCGACCCGTCCCCGGCGCAGCAGGCGACCAGTGTCGCGCTGGCCCGGTCGGCGTGGTGGGAGTCCTGGCCGGTCCAGCTCGGCGCGCTGGCCGTGCTGCTGCTGGGCTTCCTGTCGTACCCGGTGGTGGCGCTGGTCCGGCGGATCCGGCGCCGTCCGGTCCCGGTGGCCCGCCCGGCCCGGCTGCTCGCCGTCGTCGGCCCGGTCGCGGTGCTCGGCTTCGTGGGTTACTTCGTCACGGTCGCCGACAGCGCGAACTGGAAGGGCATCTCGCCCGGCCCGATGCTGGCCGGCCGGCCGGTCCTCTGGCTGGCGCTGCAGGCCGTCGCGCTGATCACGGTGATCTGCACGGCGCTGACCGTCCACGCGTGGCGCACCTCGGCGGCCGACCGCCCGCGGCAGAGCCTGCTGATCGCGGCCGGCGCCCTCTTCCTCCCCTGGGCCCTGTACTGGGGCCTCCTCCTGCCCTGA
- a CDS encoding response regulator, whose amino-acid sequence MSIRIVVADDQELVRGAFAMILDNEPDMTVVAEAADGAEAVAAVREHAPNVLVLDIRMPGMDGIEATRRLRDEPVRVLMLTTFGQDDYVYDALRAGASGFLLKDVRRAELVHAVRVVAAGESLLAPAVTTRLIETAVRRQPAPATAGWTGLDRLTPREHEALRLLGRGLTNAEMAATLVVSEHTVKTHVSSVLAKLGLRDRAQAVVAAYESGLVVAGEPSPSAE is encoded by the coding sequence ATGAGCATCCGGATCGTGGTCGCGGATGATCAGGAACTGGTCCGCGGCGCCTTCGCGATGATCCTGGACAACGAGCCGGACATGACCGTGGTGGCCGAGGCGGCGGACGGCGCCGAGGCGGTCGCCGCGGTCCGCGAGCACGCCCCGAACGTGCTGGTGCTCGACATCCGGATGCCCGGGATGGACGGCATCGAGGCGACCCGGCGGCTGCGCGACGAGCCGGTGCGCGTGCTCATGCTGACCACTTTCGGGCAGGACGACTACGTCTATGACGCGCTCCGAGCCGGCGCGAGCGGCTTCCTGCTCAAGGATGTGCGCCGCGCCGAGCTGGTGCACGCGGTCCGGGTGGTGGCGGCCGGCGAGTCGCTGCTGGCCCCGGCGGTCACCACCCGGCTGATCGAGACCGCGGTCCGCCGGCAGCCGGCGCCGGCCACCGCCGGCTGGACCGGGCTGGACCGGCTCACCCCGCGCGAGCACGAGGCGCTGCGGCTGCTCGGCCGCGGCCTGACCAACGCCGAGATGGCGGCCACCCTGGTGGTCAGCGAGCACACGGTGAAAACCCACGTCAGCAGCGTGCTGGCCAAGCTCGGGCTGCGCGACCGGGCGCAGGCCGTGGTGGCCGCTTACGAGTCCGGTCTGGTCGTCGCCGGGGAGCCGTCTCCCTCTGCGGAGTGA
- a CDS encoding sensor histidine kinase: MYERVLARVRGLPPPAVDAGLMVIALIAQLAPFLSGDRHWPLPAYAIAVAVSVPVIWRRRAPFLVLLVTEIAAAGYDLAPGGPRQPLWYGALIAMFTVAAQAPRWQRITAIVIIGWGAFLLTGSIETAARGLLLWTTAYVAGRAWANRQEEVRTLQERARHLERERELEAERERSRIARDMHDILAHAVSITIAQAEAGPVLMKQGPARTEEAFDAIAAAGREAMAQLRRILGVLDAGGEGARAPQPTLAEIPALVDSVSRAGTPVTLTVLGQPGEVTPDAEVAAYRIVQEALTNVLKHARARTVAVTLDWRVDPLVITVTDDGRGPQRTGGHGHGLIGIRERAASCGGSATTGPAPGGRGFEVRASLPGKAVEVAR, encoded by the coding sequence GTGTACGAGCGAGTTCTGGCCCGGGTCCGCGGCCTGCCACCCCCAGCAGTCGACGCCGGTCTCATGGTGATCGCGCTGATCGCCCAGCTCGCGCCGTTCCTCTCCGGCGATCGGCACTGGCCGCTCCCGGCCTACGCGATCGCCGTCGCCGTCTCGGTGCCGGTGATCTGGCGGCGGCGGGCGCCGTTCCTGGTGCTGCTGGTCACCGAGATCGCCGCGGCCGGCTACGACCTGGCGCCGGGTGGCCCGCGGCAGCCGCTCTGGTACGGCGCGCTGATCGCCATGTTCACCGTGGCCGCGCAGGCGCCGCGCTGGCAGCGGATCACCGCCATCGTGATCATCGGCTGGGGTGCGTTCCTGCTGACCGGCTCGATCGAGACGGCGGCCCGCGGACTGCTGCTCTGGACCACCGCCTACGTGGCCGGCCGGGCCTGGGCGAACCGCCAGGAGGAGGTCCGCACGCTGCAGGAACGGGCCCGGCACCTGGAGCGGGAACGGGAGCTGGAGGCCGAGCGGGAGCGGTCCCGGATCGCCCGGGACATGCACGACATCCTGGCCCACGCGGTGAGCATCACGATCGCCCAGGCGGAGGCCGGCCCGGTGCTGATGAAGCAGGGGCCGGCCCGTACCGAGGAGGCTTTCGACGCGATCGCCGCGGCCGGCCGCGAGGCGATGGCCCAGCTGCGCCGGATCCTCGGCGTCTTGGACGCCGGCGGCGAGGGCGCCCGCGCGCCGCAGCCGACACTCGCCGAGATCCCCGCCCTGGTCGACAGCGTGTCCCGGGCCGGTACGCCGGTCACCCTGACCGTTCTCGGTCAGCCCGGCGAGGTGACGCCGGACGCCGAGGTCGCCGCCTACCGGATCGTCCAGGAGGCGCTGACCAACGTGCTCAAGCACGCGCGGGCCCGGACCGTGGCGGTGACCCTGGACTGGCGCGTCGACCCGCTGGTGATCACGGTGACCGACGACGGCCGCGGTCCGCAGCGGACCGGCGGGCACGGGCACGGGCTGATCGGCATCCGGGAGCGCGCGGCGTCCTGCGGCGGCTCCGCGACGACCGGCCCGGCGCCCGGCGGCCGGGGATTCGAGGTCCGGGCGAGCCTGCCCGGCAAGGCTGTGGAGGTGGCCCGATGA
- a CDS encoding DM13 domain-containing protein yields MIRGLLTKPATWIVVALLSAGALYWFQPWRLVTDTTVTDTLAVVAPPSAPASADASVAAAPSAAAPAVAVVVAQGSFTTHEHDTTGAARVVRKPDGSHQLELVGLDTSDGPDLRVWLSDQPVREGADGWHVFADGKHRELGRLKGNHGDQVYPIPPGVDPADFRSVTIWCKRFSVSFGAAALTTT; encoded by the coding sequence GTGATTCGCGGACTGCTCACCAAGCCGGCCACCTGGATCGTCGTCGCGCTGCTCAGCGCCGGAGCGCTGTACTGGTTCCAGCCGTGGCGGCTGGTCACCGACACGACCGTGACGGACACCCTGGCCGTCGTCGCCCCACCCTCAGCCCCCGCCTCCGCCGACGCCTCGGTCGCCGCCGCCCCCTCGGCCGCGGCTCCGGCCGTCGCCGTCGTGGTGGCGCAGGGGTCGTTCACCACCCACGAGCACGACACCACCGGCGCCGCCCGGGTGGTCCGCAAGCCCGACGGCAGTCACCAGCTGGAGCTGGTCGGCCTGGACACCAGCGACGGCCCGGACCTGCGGGTCTGGCTCTCCGACCAGCCGGTCCGGGAGGGCGCCGACGGCTGGCACGTGTTCGCCGACGGCAAGCACCGCGAACTCGGCCGGCTCAAGGGCAACCACGGCGACCAGGTCTACCCGATCCCGCCCGGCGTCGACCCGGCCGACTTCCGCAGCGTCACCATCTGGTGCAAACGCTTCTCGGTCTCCTTCGGCGCCGCCGCGCTCACCACCACCTGA
- a CDS encoding Ig-like domain-containing protein, producing the protein MTHSLLRWALAGTTAAVASSVLAAPALAATGPVLLAGAPQELSAALGDDFEVTLSVTNTGATALRGVGVTLYTDRGFEPTEQFSNCYYNSQGTPTSCTFDESLEPGKSYRVVLPYQVRADTYAPGRLSGQFAWQTGGGPGAGTAGTGGVLPLHEGDRAGESESGSLQTVDVAVTGTNGVDLVAIGDAVSGAAGDQVQATVGVRNDGPASLDASGGGSSLADVEVTLPAGTSVVSAPGCRRGDAAHYSCSAPLRFPAGTTSTWTFTLEIDKVVPDAQGTVEVNPPCQCVRVADRNDANDTALLVANPATGDTDQTKPVIANTGLLDGQLAPAHLVFHPAASDNVGVTELTATVNGSLEATCIRETGCQVSLAGLRNDTDATVTVRATDAAGNVAEKSVKVHVDNVLPTAGFSPAAGSSVRSGPTTITLTDVPGDVWRVEVIDGGKRTSLPDAPWAYTWNAAPGAAFPRFVLQDLAGNTTTLTTDYVLDDRAPVIEQVDFVGLYSTIRLDTGTGWVGAVSILKPTVQSDSPVARTEWTVDGVLKSNAPAFSWDARTITAATATVQLQVWDTAGNTAIKSFRVGIDKTGPLMTVTPGPNALIRGSSYVTSVKAWDEHGVAVASLKGTSGTATSVRVAAGKDGARTITWLSVDKLGNEASLTRTVIVDNTAPALTITKAPKNKSKLTRSVTVKASASDRNRVAKVQLLVNGKVVATDTRAGYAFTLNPKKYGKKFTVRLRAYDKAGNVKYSPTRTYRR; encoded by the coding sequence TTGACGCACTCTCTTCTTCGCTGGGCGCTGGCCGGGACGACTGCCGCCGTGGCGTCGTCCGTGCTGGCCGCCCCGGCCCTCGCGGCCACCGGCCCGGTCCTGCTCGCCGGAGCGCCCCAGGAACTCAGCGCGGCGCTGGGCGATGACTTCGAGGTCACCCTGTCGGTGACCAACACCGGCGCCACGGCGCTGCGCGGTGTCGGCGTCACGCTGTACACCGATCGGGGCTTCGAGCCCACCGAGCAGTTCTCCAACTGCTACTACAACAGCCAGGGAACGCCGACCTCCTGCACCTTCGACGAGTCGCTGGAACCGGGCAAGAGCTACCGGGTCGTCCTGCCGTACCAGGTCCGCGCGGACACCTACGCGCCCGGCCGGCTGAGCGGCCAGTTCGCCTGGCAGACCGGCGGCGGGCCCGGCGCGGGCACCGCGGGCACCGGCGGCGTACTCCCACTGCACGAGGGCGACCGGGCCGGCGAGAGCGAGAGCGGCTCGCTCCAGACCGTCGACGTCGCGGTGACCGGCACGAACGGCGTGGACCTGGTGGCGATCGGCGACGCGGTCTCCGGCGCGGCCGGCGATCAGGTGCAGGCCACGGTCGGCGTGCGCAACGACGGCCCGGCGTCGCTCGACGCGTCCGGGGGCGGCAGCTCGCTCGCCGACGTCGAGGTGACACTCCCGGCCGGCACCTCGGTGGTCAGCGCTCCGGGTTGCCGCCGTGGCGACGCCGCGCACTACTCCTGTTCGGCGCCGCTCCGCTTCCCGGCCGGTACGACGTCCACCTGGACCTTCACCCTGGAGATCGACAAGGTGGTGCCGGACGCGCAGGGCACGGTCGAGGTGAACCCCCCTTGCCAGTGCGTCCGCGTCGCCGACCGGAACGATGCCAACGACACGGCGCTGCTGGTGGCGAACCCGGCCACGGGCGACACCGATCAGACCAAGCCGGTGATCGCGAACACCGGCCTCCTCGACGGTCAGCTGGCTCCCGCGCACCTCGTCTTCCACCCGGCGGCCTCGGACAACGTCGGCGTCACCGAGCTGACGGCGACCGTCAACGGCTCGCTCGAGGCGACCTGCATCCGGGAGACCGGCTGCCAGGTGTCACTGGCGGGTCTGCGCAACGACACCGACGCCACGGTCACGGTGCGGGCCACCGACGCCGCGGGCAACGTCGCTGAGAAGTCGGTCAAGGTGCACGTCGACAACGTGCTGCCGACCGCGGGCTTCTCGCCGGCGGCCGGCTCATCGGTGCGCAGCGGACCGACCACGATCACCCTGACCGATGTGCCCGGCGACGTCTGGCGCGTCGAGGTGATCGACGGCGGGAAGCGCACGTCGCTGCCGGACGCGCCGTGGGCCTACACGTGGAACGCAGCTCCCGGTGCGGCCTTCCCGCGGTTCGTCCTCCAGGACCTGGCCGGCAACACCACCACGCTCACGACCGACTATGTCCTGGACGACCGGGCGCCGGTCATCGAGCAGGTGGACTTCGTCGGCTTGTACTCGACGATCCGGCTGGACACCGGCACGGGCTGGGTCGGCGCGGTCAGCATCCTGAAGCCGACGGTCCAGAGCGACTCGCCGGTCGCCCGGACCGAGTGGACGGTCGACGGCGTTCTGAAGTCGAACGCCCCAGCTTTCTCCTGGGACGCGCGGACCATCACCGCTGCGACCGCGACCGTGCAGCTGCAGGTCTGGGACACGGCGGGCAATACGGCGATCAAGTCGTTCCGGGTGGGCATCGACAAGACCGGTCCCCTGATGACCGTCACGCCCGGGCCGAACGCGCTCATCCGGGGCAGTTCGTACGTCACCTCGGTCAAGGCGTGGGACGAGCACGGCGTCGCGGTCGCCAGTCTGAAGGGCACGAGCGGCACGGCGACTTCGGTACGGGTGGCGGCCGGCAAGGACGGCGCCCGGACGATCACCTGGCTCTCCGTCGACAAGCTGGGCAACGAGGCGAGCCTGACCCGAACGGTGATCGTCGACAACACCGCCCCCGCGCTCACCATCACCAAGGCGCCGAAGAACAAGTCGAAGCTGACCAGGAGCGTGACCGTCAAGGCCTCGGCGAGCGACCGGAACCGCGTCGCCAAGGTGCAGCTGCTGGTCAACGGCAAGGTGGTGGCCACCGACACGAGGGCCGGCTACGCGTTCACGCTGAACCCGAAGAAGTACGGCAAGAAGTTCACCGTGCGGCTGCGGGCCTACGACAAGGCGGGCAACGTCAAGTACAGCCCGACCCGCACCTACCGGCGCTAG
- a CDS encoding acyltransferase family protein: protein MTSTTRERPATPVPRIGAPARRASRLSALDGLRLLCALAVAGYHFGCSWRLDGIHPPAHHLPDAAPVLIYGFLGVETFFLISGFVILMSGWGRTVRGFAASRAARLYPAFWACVLVTSVVATLLPIDGGLPFARLPGPDDVLINLTMLAEPLNTPLVDTVYWTLWYELRFYLIVACLIGGGLTDRRVKLFATGWLLTAVVLPAFPGAALAQVVMPDFAPYFIAGMTMFLLRRDRRDPWLWGLLLACWLLGLHRVHGRVLDLDPGFAVPAWPAYATLTAVFLLLLAVALGATDRLRLPGLATAGALTYPFYLLHQRAGYSLIRTVSEATGWGAGTVIAGVVLALLGIAWAVHRFIERPLAPVLNGFLGERRRPHVAAPARPDMREV from the coding sequence ATGACCTCGACCACCCGTGAACGACCGGCCACCCCGGTGCCGCGGATCGGCGCGCCGGCCCGGCGGGCATCGCGACTGTCGGCGTTGGACGGCTTGCGGCTGCTGTGCGCACTGGCCGTGGCCGGCTATCACTTCGGCTGCTCCTGGCGGCTGGACGGCATCCATCCCCCGGCCCACCACCTCCCGGACGCCGCGCCGGTGCTGATCTACGGGTTCCTCGGGGTGGAGACCTTCTTCCTGATCAGCGGCTTCGTCATCCTGATGAGCGGCTGGGGACGCACGGTCCGCGGGTTCGCCGCGTCCCGCGCCGCCCGGCTCTACCCGGCGTTCTGGGCGTGCGTGCTGGTCACCAGCGTGGTGGCCACGCTCCTGCCGATCGACGGCGGGCTGCCGTTCGCCCGGCTGCCCGGCCCGGACGACGTACTGATCAATCTGACCATGCTGGCGGAGCCGCTGAACACGCCGCTGGTCGACACCGTCTACTGGACGCTCTGGTACGAGCTGCGCTTCTACCTGATCGTCGCGTGCCTGATCGGCGGCGGGCTCACCGACCGGCGGGTGAAGCTCTTCGCCACCGGTTGGCTGCTGACGGCGGTGGTGCTGCCCGCCTTCCCGGGCGCCGCGCTGGCCCAGGTCGTGATGCCGGACTTCGCGCCGTACTTCATCGCCGGGATGACGATGTTCCTGCTCCGCCGCGATCGGCGGGACCCGTGGCTGTGGGGCCTGCTGCTCGCCTGCTGGCTGCTCGGTCTGCACCGGGTGCACGGCCGGGTGCTGGACCTCGACCCGGGTTTCGCGGTGCCGGCCTGGCCCGCCTATGCCACGCTCACCGCCGTGTTCCTGCTTCTGCTCGCCGTCGCGCTCGGCGCCACCGACCGGCTCCGGCTGCCCGGGCTGGCCACGGCCGGCGCGCTGACGTACCCGTTCTACCTGCTCCATCAGCGGGCCGGGTACAGCCTGATCCGTACCGTGTCGGAAGCGACCGGATGGGGTGCCGGGACGGTCATCGCCGGGGTCGTCCTGGCTCTGCTCGGCATAGCCTGGGCGGTGCACCGCTTCATCGAGCGCCCGCTGGCACCGGTGCTCAACGGATTCCTCGGTGAGCGACGCAGACCACATGTAGCAGCACCGGCGCGGCCGGACATGAGGGAAGTATGA
- a CDS encoding RNA polymerase sigma factor — MRRPPSDAETAYRELFEAAYDDLLCFVERRTHPAVADDVVAEVFLTAWRRFDDVPGPLSDARAWLFTAAYHVLRNRQRSEQRQQNLTLRILREPDDPGHAEADGVAARVDLVRAWHRLSVKDQEVLTLTVFEGLTGTQAARLLNISRPAFSLRLLRARRRLHQLLRPHLDLDARMSETPPPAQPSTAAGVSA; from the coding sequence ATGAGACGACCACCCTCGGACGCCGAGACCGCTTATCGCGAGCTGTTCGAGGCGGCGTACGACGACCTGCTCTGTTTCGTCGAACGCCGCACCCACCCCGCGGTCGCCGACGACGTGGTCGCCGAGGTGTTCCTCACCGCGTGGCGCCGCTTCGACGACGTGCCCGGCCCGCTGAGTGATGCCCGCGCCTGGCTGTTCACCGCCGCCTACCACGTGTTGCGCAACCGGCAGCGCAGTGAGCAGCGGCAGCAGAACCTCACGCTGCGGATCCTGCGCGAGCCGGACGATCCGGGGCACGCCGAGGCCGACGGGGTGGCCGCCCGGGTCGACCTGGTCCGGGCCTGGCACCGCCTGTCCGTGAAGGACCAGGAGGTGCTCACGCTCACCGTCTTCGAGGGCCTGACCGGAACCCAGGCGGCCCGGCTGCTGAACATCTCCCGGCCGGCGTTCAGTCTGCGGCTGCTCCGGGCCCGCCGCCGGCTGCACCAGCTGTTACGCCCGCACCTCGACCTCGACGCCCGGATGTCCGAAACCCCGCCACCGGCCCAGCCCAGCACCGCAGCAGGAGTCTCCGCATGA
- a CDS encoding fasciclin domain-containing protein, with the protein MRFSRLGKQAAAVATAAIVASALGAAPAQAAGKKPLKTKSLAAVLTADKSGFDHNGHDYDILTAAVKAVLKAKPGSKVAVLADGKTPVTAFLPNDRAFQLLVKDITKAKRLPGEKKAFTAVAGLGIDTVEAVLLYHVVPGATITKKAALKSDNAKLATAAGSTIKVNVYGPRWHKRISLIDADRSDRNPRINRFDINKGNKQIAHGIDRVLRPINLP; encoded by the coding sequence ATGAGGTTCAGCCGTCTCGGCAAGCAGGCCGCCGCTGTCGCCACCGCCGCGATCGTCGCCTCCGCTCTGGGCGCCGCGCCCGCGCAGGCCGCCGGCAAGAAGCCGCTCAAGACCAAGTCGCTCGCCGCGGTGCTGACCGCGGACAAGAGCGGCTTCGACCACAACGGCCACGACTACGACATCCTGACGGCCGCGGTGAAGGCGGTTCTCAAGGCCAAGCCGGGCAGCAAGGTCGCGGTGCTGGCCGACGGCAAGACGCCGGTCACCGCGTTCCTGCCCAACGACCGGGCGTTCCAGCTGCTGGTCAAGGACATCACCAAGGCCAAGCGGCTGCCGGGTGAGAAGAAGGCGTTCACCGCGGTTGCCGGCCTGGGCATCGACACCGTCGAGGCGGTGCTGCTGTACCACGTGGTGCCGGGCGCCACGATCACCAAGAAGGCGGCGCTGAAGTCGGACAACGCCAAGCTGGCCACCGCGGCGGGTTCGACGATCAAGGTCAACGTGTACGGGCCGCGCTGGCACAAGCGGATCTCGCTGATCGACGCCGACCGCAGCGACCGCAACCCGCGCATCAACCGCTTCGACATCAACAAGGGCAACAAGCAGATCGCGCACGGCATCGACCGGGTCCTGCGCCCGATCAACCTCCCCTGA